One Anguilla rostrata isolate EN2019 chromosome 15, ASM1855537v3, whole genome shotgun sequence genomic window, caataagaacatcataccaacagtcaaacgtgatggtagtgtgatggtgtggggatgctttgctgcctcaggagCTGGACGACTtcccattattgaaggaaccatgaatcctgctctgtagctgaaaattcttaaggagaatgtccgtCTGCCTgcaagctgaagctgaagcatgatttggttatgcagcaagactatgatccaaaacacaaaagcaggtCCACATATCAATGGCTgacaagaaacaaaatgaaagtttttgaGTGGCCTCATTTGAACCCAGTAAAGATGCTATGTTGGGACTTGAAACAAGCAGctcatgcttgaaaacctatCAATGTTGCAATGATTGATGCTACAgttggtgcaaccagttattaagtttaagggggcagtTACGTATTCACAAAGGTGATATGAAGGtttgatgatttttttcattatataaattaaataataatttaaaaatgtgttttgtgtttgctcaggttccttttgtctaatattgcattttgtctaaagatctgaaaccattcagtgtgacaaataagaagtaatggaggaaatcaggaaggggacaaatactttttcatggcactatTAACCATTGGATTGGCTTGGATTTTGAAATTGTCTGCTGTGCATCTAGAGTCCCTACTGTGCTGTACTCGACGTATACAGGAAGCACTGCTGCTACTGGAGCTATGTGTTCTTCGGATTGACAGTTCATTGACTGTTTCATAGCCTACATTCCAAATTGGTGGCCTGTGGATTCTTGGCTTATTGCTGGGACAAACTATTGTAGCTGTAACCAGAGCATTTCTAGTTTATTTAAACCCACACTACCTCTGGAAGAAGAAGGACAATTATGTCCCAGTGATTTTAAATTTCTCAAGTCTGCTATTGCTTCAGAGTTGCTTTCTGAGGAACACGGTTCATATGTCAAGTATGTCATATGttcaatatctttttttccatACATAAACAGGTAATTAGAGAATAAATTGATAGATAAACAGCACTAGTTGTCCTCAGCATACAATGTTGTGGAAAGATTTTACACAACCATCTGGAAGCCTTTATATTAATCTGCTATTCACAATACGTATTTCAGCAgttgtgtgtgaatctgtaattaaataatagaagctcattacatttttttccagattctGTGGTGATGAACTCCCAGAAGATTTACTCAGCACAGGTATGGAACTAAATTTAGTAATCTCTATTTATGTTtgttaaaattgttaaaatttgCTGCCACTTATAGCAATCATCCTGGAAACAGTCATTTTGATACAGAGCAAATTAGCTTTATGCagtcttcattttaaaacacattgaacactgaacatgcacacattgcCAAAAGGTTATTCTTACTGAGCATTTGGTTTTCAGCTAGTAGTTTGGTTCCTAGGCAACAAGCCAATTCTGTTTATCAGTATAAAAGAGAAAAGCATCATCAGTCTTCCAGAATAAGTAAAAAAATCTGTAAGCAGAGATCAAAACAAGAAATTATCAGTTCAAAAGGAAACGCTATACTATCTCTAGCTGAATCAGAGAACATGTCAATTTGTCCTCTTACTTGCTTGAGTTCTACATGTTAAACTCATTCAATCCATCTTGCCTCTTGCCCAGGGAACGTCATGACTCTGAAGTTCCTGTCAGACTCTTCAGTCACAGCAGGCGGGTTCCAGCTGGAGTACCTGGCCATTGATGTACCTGACCCCACTACCTCTGAACCCTTTATTCCAATGCCTAACCCCATCTCTGAGCCCTTAATTGCAATGACTGACCCCATCTCTGAGCCCTTAATTCCAATGACTGACCCCATATCTGAGCCCTTAATTCCAATGACTGACCCCATCTCTGAGCCCTTCATTCCAATGACTGACTCCACCTCCTCCAACACCTCTGAGCCATTTAGTCAACTGATTGACCCTACTTTCTCCTCCAACACTACTGAGTCCTTTAATGAAATGATTGACCCCACCTCCTCCAACACATCTGAGCCCTTCGGTCTTATGACTGACGACTACTCCAACACCTCTGAGCCCTTCGGTCCAATGACtgaccccacctcctccacaaACACCTCTGAGCCTTTCAGTCCTATGACTGACGACTACTCCAACATCTCTGAGCCCTTTGGTCCAATGACTGACCCCACATCCTCCACAAACACCTCTGAGCCTTTCAGTCCGATGACTGACGACTACTCCAACACCTCTGAGCCTTTCAGTCCGATGACTGACGACTACTCCAACACCTCTGAGCCCCTCGGTCCAATGACTGACTCCACGTCCTCCTCCAACACATTTGAGACCTTTAGTCCAATGGCtgaccccacctccacctccaacACCTCTGAACCCTTTACTTCATTGACTGACCAATGACAGAGCAGATCAGTGGTTCCAGTTGTTTTTAAACCATATGTCGTATTTATGTTTTCACTTTTGTAACCTACTTTTTTAGTGtggtatattaaaaatataccCCATTCAATTTCTGTCCAGTTTGTGAAACAGATTTGGTCTTAATTGTTTTATATGGAGAGAACATTATCTTCAAATTAGCTGACAGTCAGTTTAATCTTATGAATCTTAGAAATACCAGTAGCACTGATCAACTGACGATTCCGGTTGAAAAagcttaattaaaatgaatttcctcAGTGAActcatatgtatatatgttgtATTCTGACAAATGCAAGTATAATCAGTAGTGTAGTGCAGCGTATGAAAATAAGTTTATTCCAGAGCCTGTGTATTTTTACGAGCTGCTAATAACAGGTCTAACCTTCCTCATTTCTTCCCTTTTACAGTGCttcaaacacataaaaatgtctCTGCAAAGAAAACCAATAACAAATGAACTGTCTAGCCCCTTTTAAAGGTAAACAAACTGCAGAAACTGGATGCCGTCAAGGGTCGTTTCAGTGCATTTGGGCTGCAAGTTAGTTTagattgcatatttatttatctggccTATTTATGTCAAAATGGTTGCGTCATGACTGCAAATGTCCAAAACCCCCCAACCCTGAGAACTGCTCTGTTctgatttttaaatcattaaaccCTTTGAGCCTCAAGTAATTGGATTGACTCTTAAAATTATCAGTGGAGTACTTGAAGTGTCACATTTCAGATCCATAACCAAAGCTGAGCAGAGCTTTGTCAGTGCTGACTATACATGTCTGATCTGTGGCTGTTgcccaaaaatgttttaacaccACAATCAAGAAACAGAGTGAAACAATTTGTGGGGGGTGTTGATGATACATCAtgttctctccccctctttctcccttgcTTGAGGTGCCGTCTTACCCTGTTTCATTCTGGGTGGGGGGTCTGAAAGTGAAAGTAATGACATAAAAACCTACCCcctgatgtgtatgtgtgtgtgtgtgacactgggGGCATTGTATGAGTGTAAgagtgtacagtactgtactgtattcaTGCATAAGGGATTGTTCTGTATGTGtacactgtgcatgtgtgtatgtgtgtgtgtgtgtgtgatagagagagagagagagactgtataTTGGGTGAGTGTATTGTATGagggtgttgtgtgtttgtgtaacactGCATGTTGTACGATTGTATCCTGAGGGGTTGTGCCAAGCCCCTCCTTGCTCTTTGAgatgtattaaattaaatggaaataaaactaATGATAATTGATAATTAATGATTTTATCAGGATTTTAATTGtcatgataaaatattttacttaaatGAGCTGGGAATCACTCTGCTGTAGCTGATTTTCTCCTCTACTTTCATGAATTATGACTGTTCCGTGGATATCTGAGACTTTTGAATTGTACACACATTGGGCATTAATGGAACTGGTTTGAACTGCACCTAAATGAGAAGCCACCAGTGAACGGAGAATGAAAGCCTGTGCATCAGGTTGGTGCCAGCTGGCTGTCCTTGTTCCCTGGAGTGCCGTGTTTTATTCTGCCAAACCGTGGGAGGTACCGAAAACAGATGTAAATCAGAGGTTTTCTCAGAAAGCTCACTGGAACCATTTGGTGATACACATAAATTACAAATTAGCATTTGAGCTGCAGGATCAGTCTGTTTCTATTCAACCTCCAGCTCTTAATTGCTTAACCAATGCCATTGTTTGGACAGGAAGTTTCCCCACCTAGTGTTCCTTGCTGGTGCTGAAGTTTAATGCATCAGGGGTGACAAGGGGGGCCTTGTGTCTTTCTGGATTAAGTGTCAGTTTATGGCTAATTAAATCTATATTGCCAGTTGGTGgaaacaaatacatgcatgcacaccaaAGATTCCCCTAGCATTGGTGGCACTAACTATAGCTGCTGCCGCATCTATAGAAAATCTGATGAAATTCATAATTtgattgaggaaaaaaaaaaaccttcacgcatttttattctgttataCCTAATCTATATTAGGACA contains:
- the tnfaip6 gene encoding tumor necrosis factor-inducible gene 6 protein yields the protein MYATRDVGMLLFGLIWTACFVLEETQAWGYKNGILHNSIWLEQAAGVYHRESRKGRYQLTYLEAKAVCRFEGGKLATYDQLEAARQIGFHVCAAGWFDRGRVGYPIVKSGSNCGFGKVGIIDYGYRLNKSERWDVYCYNPTAKECGGVLTDQQRIIQSPRYPEEYEDEQICYWHIRVRYGQQIRLRFLEFDVEEDTGCLADYLEIYDSYDDISGFAGRFCGDELPEDLLSTGNVMTLKFLSDSSVTAGGFQLEYLAIDVPDPTTSEPFIPMPNPISEPLIAMTDPISEPLIPMTDPISEPLIPMTDPISEPFIPMTDSTSSNTSEPFSQLIDPTFSSNTTESFNEMIDPTSSNTSEPFGLMTDDYSNTSEPFGPMTDPTSSTNTSEPFSPMTDDYSNISEPFGPMTDPTSSTNTSEPFSPMTDDYSNTSEPFSPMTDDYSNTSEPLGPMTDSTSSSNTFETFSPMADPTSTSNTSEPFTSLTDQ